One part of the Arachidicoccus terrestris genome encodes these proteins:
- a CDS encoding DinB family protein: MENTADQLGQFMMNAYFGKNWTEVDFKHVLSDVTLEEANTKIDPLNTIAGIIYHLDYYVSIVLKRLQGEMLPSNAKNGFDIETLPSVDSWQQLLESFYNHAEKFAATIRLMNDDQLLNDFQDRQYGNNIYNIQGIVEHAYYHMGQIVLLKKMIRSGKFV; this comes from the coding sequence ATGGAAAACACCGCAGATCAACTAGGTCAATTTATGATGAATGCCTATTTTGGGAAAAACTGGACGGAAGTAGATTTTAAGCATGTGCTTTCAGATGTTACGCTGGAGGAAGCAAATACGAAGATCGATCCGCTCAATACCATTGCCGGTATCATATATCATCTGGATTATTATGTCTCCATCGTTTTGAAGCGGCTTCAGGGTGAGATGCTGCCCTCCAATGCAAAAAATGGTTTTGATATCGAGACCTTGCCGTCGGTGGACAGTTGGCAACAGCTACTGGAGTCGTTTTATAACCATGCGGAGAAGTTTGCTGCTACGATCCGGTTGATGAATGACGATCAGTTATTAAACGATTTTCAGGACCGTCAGTACGGTAATAATATTTACAACATACAGGGAATCGTTGAACATGCTTATTATCATATGGGGCAGATTGTTCTGTTAAAGAAAATGATCCGCAGCGGAAAGTTTGTTTAA
- a CDS encoding glycoside hydrolase family 2 TIM barrel-domain containing protein, whose translation MRHNTFIHIHVFIIVFGLACISGCTSHDFGHSVGTEKISFNQRWNFHYGKLDSAQVFVGAELPFYGKLDTTHWHPVMLPHDWSIFGTFSREHAERNRGSALPMGTGWYRKTFNLPSSDRYKHVYIEFDGVYRNSTVWINGHALGDQPDGVLGFTYELSKYLHFDERPNVLVVRVDNSQQPVADWYTGSGINRNVWLVKKKPITVDDNESYLYATIKMPSRDEVTPSKRMAGAVAELTQELVIDNIGMPAIKEITDPYEKKELEAQRHLSTLPIQVKTTIFDENNFQVAQKRGSIKPRPGRQRINWKLTLEDIKPWSPESPYLYTWEIELRQGSQVIDCLRKPLGIRDIRFDSAKGFQLNGIYTKIRGVCMNSDWGAMGTAYNYSAMARQLRILKEMGCNAIRTIHHPPAPEMLSLCDSMGFLVMDEAFDDWRSLAAEADKDSNATHIYLQQLAGFIKRDRSHPSVMLWSLGNTGHLESDIVSVRMAKGMVAVIKNLDSTRPVTAAMRILEPGENKLAGSGILDVLGFNYHSEGYDSLPHFYPGRPFLATETADALGTRNEYDVKIPDSTVYLPKNPRRRYADTTGTHWAVGAYDRYAAPWGMTHETALQSIRSRDFIAGGFVWTGFDYMGGTLPYPFPARSAYCGIIDLAGLHKDVYYMYQSEWADKPVLHVFPHWNWKPGDTVNVWAYYSQADEVELLLNGQSLGKRSKGDGKAGDTPLHVSWRVPFKAGKLEAISRKDGVTVLTQEIKTGGPAARLVASVDQAYFRGIIGDLIFVTVRLTDENGVLVPNDDQNVVFSVKGPATLVGLSNGYQAGLLSPKGNVYKTWKGKIVAIIEPKVSKGHIELDMKADGLEQVRHSILVGE comes from the coding sequence ATGCGGCATAATACATTTATACATATTCATGTTTTTATTATTGTTTTTGGGCTGGCTTGTATAAGCGGGTGCACTTCGCATGACTTTGGTCATAGTGTCGGAACCGAAAAAATCAGCTTTAATCAACGCTGGAATTTCCATTATGGAAAGCTGGACAGTGCCCAGGTTTTTGTGGGAGCGGAATTGCCCTTTTACGGTAAACTGGACACTACACACTGGCATCCGGTTATGCTGCCACATGACTGGAGCATATTCGGGACATTTTCCCGTGAACATGCCGAACGAAACCGGGGAAGTGCTCTTCCAATGGGGACAGGGTGGTACAGGAAAACCTTTAACCTGCCTTCTTCGGACAGATATAAGCATGTTTATATAGAATTTGATGGCGTTTACCGCAATAGCACAGTATGGATCAACGGTCATGCATTAGGGGATCAGCCGGACGGTGTGCTGGGATTTACCTATGAACTTTCCAAATACCTGCATTTTGATGAAAGGCCCAATGTATTAGTGGTGCGTGTGGATAACAGTCAGCAACCTGTTGCGGACTGGTATACGGGTTCAGGCATTAACCGTAATGTCTGGCTGGTGAAAAAAAAGCCCATTACAGTAGACGATAATGAAAGTTATTTATATGCAACCATTAAAATGCCTTCCCGGGATGAAGTGACACCTTCAAAAAGGATGGCTGGAGCAGTGGCTGAGCTGACACAGGAGCTCGTGATAGATAATATTGGTATGCCGGCTATTAAGGAGATAACGGATCCATATGAGAAAAAAGAACTGGAAGCGCAACGCCACTTGTCGACCCTGCCGATTCAGGTCAAAACGACCATTTTTGATGAGAATAATTTTCAGGTAGCTCAAAAAAGAGGTTCAATAAAACCTCGTCCCGGCAGACAACGCATTAACTGGAAACTTACATTAGAAGACATTAAACCCTGGTCACCGGAAAGCCCTTATCTATACACATGGGAAATTGAACTCAGGCAGGGCAGTCAGGTGATAGATTGCCTGAGAAAGCCCTTGGGTATACGTGATATCCGGTTTGACTCCGCGAAAGGTTTTCAGCTCAATGGAATTTATACGAAGATCAGAGGTGTCTGTATGAACAGCGATTGGGGGGCGATGGGGACAGCTTATAACTACAGCGCTATGGCCCGCCAGCTCAGGATACTTAAAGAAATGGGTTGTAATGCCATCAGGACGATTCACCATCCACCTGCTCCGGAGATGCTCTCTTTATGTGATTCGATGGGTTTTTTGGTAATGGACGAAGCTTTTGATGACTGGCGATCGCTGGCTGCTGAGGCGGATAAAGATTCCAACGCCACTCATATTTACCTGCAGCAACTCGCCGGCTTTATTAAAAGAGACCGTTCACACCCGAGTGTGATGTTATGGTCACTGGGCAATACAGGACATTTGGAATCGGATATCGTAAGCGTTCGCATGGCAAAGGGGATGGTGGCCGTTATTAAAAATCTGGATAGCACCAGACCCGTCACGGCAGCTATGCGTATACTTGAACCGGGGGAGAATAAGCTGGCCGGTTCCGGTATTTTGGATGTACTGGGCTTTAATTATCATAGCGAAGGCTATGATTCTTTACCGCATTTCTACCCCGGCCGCCCGTTTCTAGCAACAGAAACGGCAGATGCACTGGGTACGCGGAATGAATACGATGTCAAGATTCCCGATTCTACCGTGTATTTACCCAAAAATCCGCGCCGGCGGTATGCGGATACGACTGGTACCCATTGGGCCGTCGGTGCCTACGACAGATATGCCGCGCCATGGGGCATGACTCACGAGACTGCCCTGCAAAGCATCAGGAGTAGAGATTTTATTGCCGGTGGCTTTGTATGGACCGGTTTTGACTACATGGGTGGAACTTTGCCATATCCTTTCCCTGCCAGAAGTGCTTATTGCGGCATTATCGATTTGGCGGGTTTGCATAAAGACGTGTATTACATGTATCAGAGCGAATGGGCCGATAAGCCGGTTTTGCATGTCTTCCCGCACTGGAACTGGAAACCAGGCGATACGGTAAATGTATGGGCCTACTATAGTCAGGCGGATGAAGTGGAGTTATTGCTGAATGGCCAGTCCCTGGGTAAGAGAAGTAAAGGGGATGGAAAGGCAGGTGACACACCGTTACATGTCAGTTGGCGCGTACCGTTCAAGGCGGGTAAACTGGAAGCGATTTCCAGAAAAGACGGTGTTACGGTACTCACCCAGGAAATCAAGACAGGTGGGCCTGCGGCGAGACTCGTTGCCAGTGTGGACCAGGCTTATTTCAGAGGCATTATCGGTGATTTAATCTTTGTAACTGTCCGGTTAACGGATGAAAATGGTGTTTTAGTCCCAAACGACGACCAAAATGTTGTATTTTCAGTTAAAGGTCCTGCAACACTTGTTGGCCTTAGTAACGGGTACCAGGCTGGATTATTATCTCCCAAAGGGAATGTATATAAAACGTGGAAAGGAAAGATCGTGGCTATCATTGAACCTAAAGTTAGTAAAGGACATATTGAACTGGATATGAAAGCAGATGGATTGGAACAAGTCCGCCATTCTATTCTGGTGGGAGAATAA
- a CDS encoding GntR family transcriptional regulator: MNVIELIKIDPYSATPKYTQLASSIITAVESGVLRKDDVLPSINELSASLEISRDTAEKGYRHLKKIGVLDSVPGKGFFIASKVQKKRHKILLLFNKLSAHKKILYDAFVAALDPESQIDFYIYNNDFNLFKKILLERLDQYSYYVLITHFLEGDPPVQELVEQIPKDKLIMLDKKMPFMEPDMGYSAVYERFEEDIRGALQAALPRIKNYRRLVLIFPDKSYYPQEIICGFKKFCEETGFEYDIFPNTKFVQIQTGDVYITVMEDDLVRLIEIAKDRQLVTGKDIGVISYNETPIKRIILSGITTISTDFIAMGKEAAALISEGKKALIPVPFKIHLRDSL, from the coding sequence GTGAATGTTATTGAATTAATTAAAATAGATCCATATTCAGCGACGCCAAAATATACGCAGCTCGCCAGCAGTATTATTACGGCTGTAGAGTCCGGTGTTTTGCGAAAAGATGATGTTTTACCTTCCATCAATGAACTCAGTGCATCGCTGGAAATTTCCAGAGATACCGCTGAAAAGGGCTATCGGCATTTAAAAAAAATAGGGGTATTGGATTCCGTGCCCGGTAAAGGTTTTTTTATTGCTTCAAAAGTCCAGAAAAAGCGGCACAAGATCCTGTTATTGTTTAATAAACTCAGTGCCCATAAGAAAATACTCTATGATGCTTTTGTGGCAGCGCTGGATCCGGAATCCCAGATCGACTTTTATATTTATAACAATGATTTTAATTTGTTTAAAAAGATCTTGTTGGAAAGATTGGATCAATATTCTTACTATGTATTGATCACTCATTTTTTGGAAGGCGATCCGCCGGTACAGGAATTGGTGGAACAGATCCCAAAAGACAAATTGATCATGCTGGATAAAAAGATGCCTTTTATGGAGCCCGATATGGGCTACAGCGCTGTTTATGAACGTTTTGAAGAAGATATCCGCGGTGCCTTACAGGCCGCGCTTCCCAGGATCAAAAACTACAGGCGACTCGTTTTAATTTTTCCGGATAAGAGCTACTATCCACAGGAGATTATCTGCGGGTTTAAGAAGTTCTGTGAAGAGACGGGTTTTGAATATGATATTTTTCCAAATACAAAATTTGTACAGATACAGACCGGAGATGTTTATATCACGGTGATGGAAGATGACCTGGTCAGGTTGATTGAGATTGCTAAAGACCGGCAACTTGTGACAGGGAAGGATATTGGTGTGATATCCTATAACGAAACCCCTATCAAAAGAATTATCCTGAGCGGCATTACAACTATTTCGACGGACTTTATTGCCATGGGCAAAGAGGCGGCTGCGTTAATATCTGAGGGCAAAAAAGCGTTGATACCGGTTCCTTTTAAGATTCATTTAAGGGACTCTTTATAA